The following are from one region of the Natrinema sp. HArc-T2 genome:
- a CDS encoding lipid II:glycine glycyltransferase FemX — MSIDIRVATDDDLDRWNGYVERSPHGTLCHELEALRVQADHAGATVHPLIGFKGQEPVGLFPVFEIRKQFVTTAFSPPPHLRVPYLGPAFLNMGKLKQRKRERRRQRFMDGCFEWIETELNPKYSHVRTATAFEDARPFKWQEYDVTPEYTYIVDLTRDEDDLLMSFSSDARSNIRNTDDDAYEITVGGPEERRLIHEQVKNRYESQGISFGVPVEFVLDLAEHSPNGYVRPYTLRVDGEFIGGILALEYGDTTGRWMGGVRTDADVDVPTNDLLDWAIMQDGLERGLETYDLVGADTRRINRYKAKFNPGLRTYYSLETGTWGMQTIASLYDSVK; from the coding sequence ATGAGCATCGACATCCGGGTCGCGACGGACGACGATTTAGACCGGTGGAACGGATACGTCGAGCGATCCCCACATGGAACGCTCTGTCACGAACTCGAGGCGCTACGGGTCCAGGCCGACCATGCCGGCGCGACGGTGCACCCGCTGATCGGGTTCAAGGGACAGGAACCGGTCGGACTCTTTCCCGTCTTCGAGATCAGAAAACAGTTCGTGACGACGGCGTTCTCGCCGCCGCCACATCTCCGCGTGCCGTATCTCGGACCGGCGTTTCTGAACATGGGGAAACTGAAGCAGCGAAAGCGCGAACGGCGACGACAGCGGTTCATGGATGGCTGCTTCGAGTGGATCGAGACCGAGCTGAATCCGAAGTACAGCCACGTTCGCACCGCGACGGCCTTCGAGGACGCACGTCCGTTCAAGTGGCAAGAGTACGACGTGACGCCGGAGTACACGTACATAGTCGACCTCACGAGAGACGAAGACGACCTGCTGATGAGCTTTAGCAGCGATGCGCGGAGTAACATCCGAAACACCGACGACGACGCCTACGAGATTACGGTCGGCGGCCCCGAGGAACGCCGCCTGATCCACGAACAAGTTAAAAACCGGTACGAGTCGCAAGGAATCAGCTTTGGTGTGCCGGTCGAGTTCGTCCTCGACCTCGCCGAGCACTCGCCCAACGGCTACGTCCGACCGTACACACTCCGCGTCGACGGCGAGTTCATCGGCGGCATCTTGGCTCTCGAGTACGGTGACACCACGGGCCGGTGGATGGGTGGCGTCCGGACCGACGCCGACGTCGACGTACCGACCAACGACCTGCTCGACTGGGCGATCATGCAAGACGGACTCGAGCGCGGACTCGAGACGTACGACCTCGTCGGTGCTGATACGCGCCGGATCAACCGGTATAAGGCGAAGTTCAACCCCGGGCTGCGGACGTATTACAGCCTCGAGACCGGCACGTGGGGGATGCAAACGATCGCGTCGCTGTACGAC
- a CDS encoding metal-dependent hydrolase — MWPWEHAIFAYVIYSLFCRTYYRTAPGEYETAVVLFASIVPDVIDKTLSWQFDVFHSGYALAHSIFIVIPLAIVVGLVARRYGQAKLGLAFGIGYLLHLVGDVIPIYLSSGEWAISHLLWPIVVIEGRSHGGLLEGVRHNLVPYLEEVLALEPTPYLILQLCLGLAALVLWIVDGWPGYRLVVRWNRLVYDRLS; from the coding sequence ATGTGGCCGTGGGAGCATGCGATTTTTGCGTACGTCATCTATTCGCTGTTCTGTCGTACGTACTATCGGACCGCACCCGGCGAGTACGAAACGGCAGTCGTCCTGTTCGCATCCATCGTTCCCGACGTGATCGACAAAACGCTGTCCTGGCAGTTCGATGTGTTTCACTCCGGCTACGCGCTCGCCCATTCGATATTCATTGTCATCCCACTCGCGATCGTCGTGGGGTTGGTCGCTCGACGATACGGACAGGCCAAACTCGGACTCGCGTTCGGCATCGGGTATCTCCTTCATCTCGTTGGTGACGTGATCCCGATTTACCTCTCGAGCGGCGAGTGGGCGATCTCCCACCTCCTCTGGCCGATTGTCGTCATCGAGGGGCGCAGCCATGGTGGCCTGCTCGAGGGGGTTCGTCACAACCTCGTCCCGTACCTCGAGGAGGTGCTCGCACTCGAGCCGACGCCGTATCTGATTCTCCAACTCTGTCTCGGCCTCGCTGCACTCGTACTCTGGATCGTCGACGGCTGGCCGGGCTATCGACTCGTCGTTCGCTGGAATCGGCTGGTGTACGACCGGCTCAGTTGA
- a CDS encoding DUF1616 domain-containing protein, whose protein sequence is MKGLPFQPVSTLRRRSKRLATAVPVDLVGVVGFTVVATVLLGITDVSSTVVRAAVGFPLLFLVPGYVTVSTLFPRSTPAHESQTGTRQLITQTQTLTDVERVALSFGLSFAILPPLGLVVAATPWGFTGPVVSSAVACFSIVGASLATIRRLSVPETDRYRVGFGRRLEAAHTAIFGPKSTLQVAVNVVLVLSMVLALTTVGYALVSPQEGEQYTSLRLLTESESGELVASGYPSEIEPGEPVPFVVGVENQEHQEMSYTVVVQEQRFVDGELVERTELQRTDTQVGQGTTDYIDQTVTPTTEEGTVRIAVLLYPDGVPETPTLENAYRKTYFWTTITGSDSPGSEAGSGEDGSDDTVVDDDPFDGVFGDEGTADTDGETESADGSDDDETVDEDDEAATSDDEATDEGATGGADVTGGSDAGNATAT, encoded by the coding sequence ATGAAAGGCCTTCCGTTTCAGCCCGTTTCGACCTTGCGTCGGCGAAGCAAGCGCCTCGCCACAGCGGTCCCGGTCGATCTGGTTGGTGTCGTGGGATTCACCGTCGTCGCGACCGTCCTCTTGGGTATCACGGACGTGTCATCAACGGTGGTGCGTGCAGCGGTCGGATTTCCGCTCTTGTTTCTTGTGCCAGGCTACGTGACCGTTTCGACGCTCTTTCCGCGGTCGACGCCTGCTCACGAATCGCAGACCGGCACCCGACAGCTCATCACACAAACGCAGACGCTGACCGATGTCGAGCGGGTGGCACTCTCGTTCGGCCTGAGTTTTGCGATCTTGCCACCGCTCGGGCTAGTCGTCGCTGCGACACCGTGGGGGTTTACTGGCCCAGTCGTCAGTAGTGCAGTCGCCTGTTTTTCCATCGTTGGCGCGAGCCTCGCTACCATCCGACGACTGTCCGTCCCCGAAACTGATCGCTACCGGGTGGGTTTCGGTCGACGGCTCGAGGCGGCTCATACCGCAATATTCGGCCCGAAATCGACACTGCAGGTTGCTGTCAACGTCGTGCTCGTTCTCAGCATGGTACTTGCGCTGACGACGGTCGGGTATGCACTCGTCTCCCCACAAGAAGGTGAGCAGTATACGAGCCTCCGATTGCTCACCGAAAGCGAGTCGGGAGAACTCGTTGCCTCCGGATACCCGTCGGAAATCGAGCCGGGCGAGCCGGTTCCGTTCGTCGTTGGTGTCGAGAACCAAGAACACCAGGAGATGTCCTATACTGTCGTCGTGCAGGAACAGCGGTTCGTTGACGGTGAACTGGTCGAGCGCACGGAGTTGCAACGGACCGACACGCAGGTCGGCCAAGGGACGACCGATTACATCGATCAAACCGTCACGCCAACGACTGAGGAGGGAACCGTTCGAATTGCTGTCCTGCTGTATCCTGACGGAGTACCGGAAACGCCGACGCTCGAGAACGCCTATCGGAAGACGTACTTCTGGACAACCATAACCGGATCCGACAGTCCCGGTTCTGAAGCCGGCAGTGGTGAGGACGGATCTGATGATACTGTCGTGGATGACGATCCGTTCGACGGCGTGTTCGGCGACGAAGGAACTGCTGATACCGACGGTGAAACCGAATCAGCCGACGGAAGTGATGATGATGAGACGGTCGACGAAGATGATGAAGCAGCGACGAGCGACGACGAAGCCACGGATGAGGGGGCAACTGGAGGCGCCGACGTGACTGGCGGAAGTGACGCCGGTAACGCAACGGCGACCTAA
- a CDS encoding DUF1616 domain-containing protein translates to MQLLTEDETGELVASGYPSEIDAGNSIPLVVAVENQEGQAMGYTAVVRNNSSRTERWSNGRSYSDSITVSVTETT, encoded by the coding sequence TTGCAACTCCTGACCGAAGACGAGACTGGCGAACTCGTCGCATCGGGGTATCCATCCGAAATCGACGCCGGTAACTCGATCCCGCTCGTCGTCGCCGTCGAAAATCAGGAAGGACAAGCCATGGGGTACACAGCTGTCGTCAGGAACAACAGCTCGAGGACGGAGCGGTGGTCGAACGGACGGAGTTACAGCGACTCGATTACAGTCTCGGTGACGGAGACGACGTGA
- a CDS encoding DUF1616 domain-containing protein — MVERTELQRLDYSLGDGDDVTDVRNVTPVTEGETVRFSVLLYESDDVPETPTNENAYRHTYFWVDVIEETTPTLFGS, encoded by the coding sequence GTGGTCGAACGGACGGAGTTACAGCGACTCGATTACAGTCTCGGTGACGGAGACGACGTGACCGATGTTCGGAACGTTACACCGGTGACCGAAGGCGAAACGGTTCGGTTTTCCGTTCTCCTATACGAGAGCGACGACGTTCCCGAGACACCAACTAACGAGAACGCATACCGTCATACCTACTTCTGGGTAGACGTGATTGAAGAGACCACGCCAACGCTATTCGGTTCTTGA
- a CDS encoding glycosyltransferase family 4 protein gives MSTRHPDVLIVGTYGGGGVHQYVEEQHRRLDDRLSVSSYDMRMPPSGSGVFWVMRAVLMGIWAAVKFPFRSRPDVVHVHTSYRFSFYRSSLYVLCARYIWRRPVVLHIHGSSFDDFVATDSSAVAKLQSLVFDASDRIIVLSEYWKDVVATRADEDSITVLPNAVDPDNYQPTFDHDVPHLVFISNLIERKGVSELIAAIDELNRTTEIEFRVSIAGKGPLADQVVDFADQYDDVTYHGYVSEAKKQSLLENGSIYVLPTYAEGLPIAMLEGMAGGNAIVSTTVGSIPEVIGEDNGVLVPPGDVDELREGLRELLMSPDRVDRMGRVNYETIQEEYSWEEVTEDLLRIYDTNRSHSAGSAATA, from the coding sequence ATGAGCACGCGACACCCTGACGTCCTGATCGTAGGTACGTACGGTGGCGGTGGCGTCCATCAGTACGTCGAGGAACAACATCGGCGGCTGGACGATCGGCTCTCAGTGTCAAGTTACGATATGCGGATGCCTCCCAGTGGAAGCGGCGTCTTCTGGGTCATGCGTGCGGTACTGATGGGGATCTGGGCAGCAGTGAAGTTCCCGTTCCGATCACGCCCGGACGTTGTGCACGTTCACACGTCCTACCGATTTTCGTTTTATCGATCCTCGCTGTACGTCCTGTGTGCGAGGTACATATGGCGACGTCCGGTTGTCTTACACATTCACGGATCTTCGTTCGACGACTTCGTCGCCACGGATTCTTCGGCGGTCGCGAAACTGCAATCGCTCGTCTTCGATGCAAGTGACCGAATTATCGTTCTCTCGGAATACTGGAAGGACGTGGTCGCGACTCGAGCGGACGAGGATTCGATAACCGTGCTTCCGAACGCCGTTGATCCGGATAACTACCAGCCGACGTTCGACCACGACGTCCCCCACCTCGTCTTTATCTCGAACCTGATCGAGCGCAAGGGAGTCTCGGAATTGATCGCCGCGATCGACGAACTCAACCGCACGACTGAGATCGAGTTTCGTGTAAGTATTGCAGGAAAAGGCCCGCTCGCTGACCAGGTCGTCGACTTCGCCGATCAGTACGACGACGTGACCTACCACGGCTACGTCTCCGAAGCGAAAAAGCAGTCACTGCTTGAGAACGGATCGATCTACGTCCTCCCGACCTACGCAGAGGGGTTACCGATCGCGATGCTCGAGGGGATGGCCGGTGGAAATGCTATCGTTTCGACGACCGTCGGGAGTATCCCGGAAGTCATCGGTGAGGACAACGGCGTGCTCGTCCCGCCTGGAGACGTCGACGAGTTGCGGGAGGGACTCCGGGAACTGCTCATGTCACCGGATCGAGTGGACCGAATGGGTCGCGTCAATTACGAAACTATCCAGGAGGAATACTCGTGGGAAGAGGTGACAGAGGACTTGTTACGGATCTACGATACGAATCGATCACATAGCGCGGGGTCTGCAGCCACCGCGTGA
- a CDS encoding right-handed parallel beta-helix repeat-containing protein — MARDNTVLDADESVKKTAESGEIGSNNRLLDRRSYLKLTGVAASVAAINPLSSAAAATDARSAPEAADPSQMTERVLDVTDGDDLASHVANSSDGELLVVPSGTYEWNRQLSFSRTNWGIRGDGDVTIMVPSDWGRHGQGEDVLNVSGDNVLLDNLTFDSDGRPGVGFRCIVNNVATIRDIEIACDGPTTWDQHTYAFRVGAESSSGHLEMDGIVCQNNGDVSNYNGGNGRVGVWCSRAGKLSIRNSVLAGFPNNAVYTRMRGPMVIENCVFANNSPTSVRLGGKNEVIRDCTFYTDLSLDGSTHSNNERQTNVSAIMADNRSQASNGGYVENCSFIFSDAPNASGVIRFLENEWVDFTDCQFLLDVPHIPAFAWHSSGRAQLNNVSFHTSNDSGATVGTSGGSYDTTNVGVNDGLSSGSVSPDYSDTAFDWDRAHSYPNPDLTGDGGNDDTTEPDAHVTISIDGTNAPVTGGEELEVAVSLENTGGSTVERDIVLLAGPDSQEVVSTSVTIGPDGTETTTLSYETEPVDAPAELSVTVETSDGSDTRTVEVVGSGDGEEWKTLTLDGEGSSEKSNYRIEVDGEIERSEELSEYGTGGEFVDDSTLEGFVRGGVDGFRFTGELTALEVEEGPTVAVDGQVVDPDEYGSETPTWAKSTLVIDGEGSSEVSNYRIEVDGEIERSEALSEYGTGGEFVDDSTLEGFVRGGVDGFRFTGELAALEIEDGPTISVNGVVVDPRRIN; from the coding sequence ATGGCACGCGACAATACAGTATTGGATGCAGACGAGAGCGTCAAGAAGACCGCTGAGAGCGGCGAAATAGGGAGTAATAATAGATTACTGGATCGGCGATCGTACCTCAAGCTGACCGGCGTCGCTGCGAGTGTGGCGGCGATCAATCCCCTGTCCAGTGCCGCAGCAGCGACCGACGCCCGATCAGCTCCCGAAGCTGCAGATCCGAGTCAGATGACGGAGCGGGTTTTGGACGTGACCGACGGCGATGATCTCGCCTCACACGTCGCGAACTCGAGCGACGGCGAGTTACTCGTGGTTCCCAGCGGGACCTACGAGTGGAACAGACAGCTCTCATTCTCTCGGACCAACTGGGGGATCCGAGGCGACGGCGACGTTACGATCATGGTCCCCAGTGACTGGGGTCGGCACGGACAGGGCGAGGACGTGCTAAACGTGTCGGGCGACAATGTCCTTCTGGACAACCTCACGTTCGATTCGGACGGCAGACCGGGCGTGGGCTTTCGCTGTATCGTCAACAACGTCGCCACGATTCGGGACATCGAAATCGCCTGCGACGGCCCCACTACGTGGGATCAACACACATATGCGTTCCGCGTCGGGGCAGAGTCGTCGAGTGGCCACCTCGAGATGGACGGAATCGTTTGTCAGAACAATGGCGACGTTTCGAACTACAACGGCGGAAACGGACGTGTCGGTGTCTGGTGCTCTCGCGCCGGAAAACTGTCTATCCGCAACTCAGTTCTCGCAGGCTTCCCGAACAATGCGGTCTACACCCGCATGCGAGGACCGATGGTGATCGAAAACTGCGTCTTTGCTAACAACAGTCCGACTAGCGTCCGGTTGGGTGGCAAGAACGAGGTTATCCGCGACTGTACGTTCTACACCGATCTCTCTCTGGACGGATCGACCCACAGCAACAACGAGCGCCAAACGAACGTCTCAGCGATCATGGCGGACAACCGAAGTCAGGCATCGAACGGCGGATACGTCGAAAACTGCTCGTTTATCTTCAGCGATGCTCCAAACGCCTCCGGTGTGATCCGGTTCCTTGAGAACGAATGGGTCGACTTTACTGATTGTCAGTTCCTCCTTGACGTCCCACACATTCCGGCGTTCGCGTGGCACAGTTCCGGACGAGCCCAGCTAAACAACGTTTCGTTCCACACGTCGAACGATTCAGGAGCGACCGTGGGTACGTCCGGCGGGAGCTACGATACGACAAACGTCGGCGTCAACGACGGCCTGAGTTCAGGGTCCGTCTCCCCGGACTACAGTGATACGGCCTTCGACTGGGATCGGGCCCATTCCTACCCCAATCCGGACCTGACCGGTGACGGAGGAAACGACGATACCACCGAGCCGGACGCCCACGTAACCATCTCGATCGACGGGACAAACGCTCCCGTCACTGGCGGTGAAGAGCTCGAGGTAGCTGTCTCACTCGAGAACACCGGCGGATCGACGGTCGAACGAGACATCGTTCTGCTTGCTGGCCCCGATTCACAAGAGGTAGTATCGACCTCGGTGACGATCGGTCCCGACGGAACGGAAACGACGACGCTCAGCTACGAAACGGAACCGGTCGACGCTCCAGCCGAACTCTCGGTGACCGTCGAGACTTCCGACGGTTCGGACACTCGCACCGTCGAAGTGGTCGGGAGTGGCGACGGCGAGGAGTGGAAAACGCTGACACTCGATGGCGAGGGGAGTTCGGAAAAATCGAACTATCGCATCGAGGTCGATGGCGAGATCGAACGCAGCGAGGAACTCTCGGAGTACGGCACTGGCGGCGAGTTCGTCGACGACAGCACGCTCGAAGGCTTCGTTCGTGGCGGCGTCGACGGCTTCCGGTTTACCGGGGAGCTGACGGCGCTCGAGGTCGAGGAGGGCCCGACCGTCGCGGTCGACGGGCAGGTCGTCGACCCCGACGAATACGGCTCCGAAACCCCCACGTGGGCGAAGAGCACGCTCGTGATCGACGGCGAAGGGAGCTCGGAAGTGTCGAACTACCGGATCGAGGTCGATGGCGAGATCGAGCGTAGCGAAGCCCTCTCGGAGTACGGCACTGGCGGCGAGTTCGTCGACGACAGCACGCTCGAAGGCTTCGTTCGCGGTGGCGTCGACGGCTTCCGGTTTACCGGGGAGTTAGCCGCTCTCGAGATCGAGGACGGCCCGACCATTTCCGTCAACGGCGTCGTCGTCGATCCCCGGCGCATCAACTGA
- a CDS encoding flippase, translating to MSLAARLSSRFKTEFAGRVVATVSSAIMMVMLARLLKPDEYGVLFLAMSVFSVAQIFSKLGLAKSAARYVADYRVTDPSQIPYIIERSFLYNGVSIVIVSITFLLGSDVIASAVGEPELAPLLAFGFAFIAVATLTTYFRMIAQGLEDIGLAATIHAVDRSGRLLFALALVGLGYGALGALGGFITGSCLAALVGGYTVYKNQYSNMPKASAIDSEIPRRILEYNVPLTVTSMSGKIDKEIDTILVGFFLNPLAVSFYVLSKQIVEFLQVPATALGFSISPTYSKQKNTGGLDTAATMYEESLKHVLLLYVPAAVGIIFVASPTIELVFGAEYSGAVPVLQILSVYVVLQAITKLTDNPLDYLGRARERAIAKITASLLNVGLNVLLIPVIGVVGAAIATAITHTFYVLVKVYIVYKELPLNVERLLSDLSKVGVVTGGMTISIWLFSPYITGVVSLVAVVLLSVSIWIVLLFSLGAIDATLIRNAISSN from the coding sequence ATGAGTCTAGCTGCACGTCTCAGTTCCCGGTTTAAGACTGAATTCGCGGGCAGGGTGGTCGCGACTGTCTCGAGTGCGATCATGATGGTGATGCTGGCTCGGCTTCTGAAACCGGACGAATACGGGGTGTTGTTCCTCGCCATGTCCGTTTTCTCGGTTGCTCAAATATTCAGCAAGCTAGGGCTAGCGAAATCTGCTGCTCGATATGTCGCCGATTATCGAGTGACGGACCCTAGTCAGATACCATACATAATCGAACGATCATTCCTGTACAACGGCGTGTCCATCGTGATCGTTTCGATCACGTTCTTGCTCGGCTCGGACGTCATAGCGAGCGCAGTCGGTGAACCCGAACTCGCTCCGCTTCTCGCGTTCGGCTTCGCATTCATCGCGGTCGCTACGCTCACCACGTACTTCCGCATGATCGCCCAGGGTCTGGAGGATATCGGCCTCGCAGCAACGATTCATGCCGTCGATAGGAGTGGCCGTCTCCTGTTTGCCCTCGCGCTCGTTGGTCTCGGGTACGGTGCGCTCGGGGCACTGGGTGGATTCATCACCGGCTCGTGTCTGGCCGCTCTCGTAGGCGGCTACACAGTATACAAAAACCAGTACAGCAACATGCCAAAGGCGTCAGCTATCGATTCGGAAATACCGCGACGAATACTGGAGTACAACGTTCCGCTCACCGTGACGAGCATGTCCGGCAAAATAGACAAAGAGATCGACACGATCCTCGTCGGCTTCTTCCTTAATCCGCTCGCAGTCAGTTTTTACGTTCTGAGCAAGCAGATCGTCGAGTTCCTACAGGTACCGGCAACCGCTCTCGGTTTCTCTATTTCGCCGACCTACAGCAAACAGAAAAACACCGGTGGACTAGACACCGCAGCGACAATGTACGAAGAATCGCTGAAACACGTCCTGTTACTATACGTTCCTGCAGCAGTCGGGATTATCTTCGTCGCGTCGCCAACTATCGAGCTAGTCTTCGGAGCCGAGTACTCGGGTGCCGTTCCCGTCCTCCAGATCCTCTCAGTTTACGTCGTGTTGCAAGCCATTACGAAACTCACCGACAACCCACTGGACTACCTCGGACGAGCGAGAGAGAGAGCGATCGCCAAGATCACCGCATCACTGCTGAACGTCGGACTGAACGTCCTGTTGATCCCAGTAATTGGTGTCGTTGGCGCGGCGATCGCGACGGCCATCACGCACACCTTTTACGTTTTAGTAAAGGTCTATATCGTGTACAAGGAATTACCACTAAACGTGGAACGGTTGCTGTCCGACCTCTCGAAAGTGGGGGTCGTCACCGGCGGCATGACGATCTCGATCTGGCTGTTCTCACCATATATAACCGGAGTGGTTTCTCTCGTCGCAGTCGTTCTCCTCAGCGTCTCAATCTGGATCGTCCTGTTGTTCAGTCTTGGAGCTATCGACGCCACCCTAATACGAAACGCGATCTCTTCGAATTGA
- a CDS encoding MFS transporter, with translation MSRQSTSRTDSYRRGLLALGFLSIASAVLVARANPATGYEVSLYAMTPRVVWIGLIAGMASALSVAVASMAATDRATRTTALGLGGLSMVAFVGLPIIRGYYFYGQNDSLTHLGWASAIRDGALSPLELFYPAMHTLSVIVHSSIGVSLRQSLLLVVVLAAVVFFVFVPLCVRTIVPSPSAIVVAAFSGFLLLPITTLSTHLHPHAMSVAILYAGLFVYVLLKYLVPNRDASRAALNRERRSITAIGTTLALVSMGAVIYHPQFVAHMIIVFAGICIVRFIVARVGGGSTAIVETRPLYGQTMLLIGMFFIWSANYGFFSDFVRDAIISAAMYLVGGHGSAGESISTQGASLAAIGGSIEGIFLKIFAAQVIFSLLAGGLILYTVFRRTSPELPSVTAVAILFAVGLIGLSVVFVMYLVSETSEMYFRVFGLMMVFVTVLGATAFHLGTNWFAQYVGSGTVTPVLAVGLSLLLVLSLIAVFPSPYIYNQSQHVTEQEMQGYETAFDTQADGIGFVGLRDAPNRYDDAIYGNENRSHHHGTVTESDLDGSLQYESDRYAVLTTTDYQRELLAYQGLRYSRTELSSLQTQRGIARVQSNGEFRQYLVTNEAPE, from the coding sequence ATGTCACGACAGTCGACAAGTAGAACCGACAGCTATCGACGGGGGCTGCTGGCCCTCGGATTTCTCTCCATCGCCAGCGCCGTACTCGTCGCACGCGCGAACCCGGCGACGGGGTACGAGGTATCGCTGTACGCTATGACGCCACGGGTGGTCTGGATTGGGTTGATCGCCGGGATGGCCAGCGCTCTCTCCGTCGCAGTAGCCTCGATGGCGGCGACGGATCGGGCCACCAGAACCACCGCACTCGGACTCGGCGGACTTTCGATGGTCGCGTTCGTCGGACTGCCGATCATCCGCGGCTATTACTTCTATGGTCAGAACGATTCGCTGACCCACCTCGGGTGGGCAAGCGCGATCCGCGACGGTGCGCTCTCGCCGCTCGAGCTGTTCTATCCGGCCATGCATACGCTCTCGGTGATCGTTCACTCGAGCATTGGGGTTTCGCTCCGTCAGTCACTGCTACTCGTCGTCGTTCTCGCCGCGGTCGTGTTCTTCGTGTTCGTTCCGCTCTGTGTCAGGACGATCGTCCCGTCTCCATCAGCGATCGTCGTCGCGGCATTTTCGGGTTTTCTCCTCTTGCCGATTACCACACTCTCAACACACTTGCACCCTCACGCGATGTCGGTCGCAATCCTCTATGCCGGGCTGTTCGTCTACGTACTGCTGAAATATCTCGTTCCGAACCGTGATGCGTCCCGTGCGGCGCTCAACCGCGAGCGGCGGTCGATCACTGCGATCGGCACTACCCTCGCACTCGTTTCGATGGGGGCCGTCATCTATCATCCGCAATTCGTCGCTCACATGATTATCGTCTTTGCCGGAATCTGTATCGTGAGGTTCATCGTCGCTCGTGTGGGCGGCGGTTCGACGGCGATCGTCGAAACGCGACCACTGTACGGACAGACGATGCTTCTGATCGGTATGTTCTTTATTTGGTCGGCGAACTACGGGTTCTTCTCCGATTTCGTCCGTGATGCGATCATCTCGGCGGCGATGTATCTCGTGGGTGGTCACGGCTCTGCTGGCGAGTCTATCTCGACGCAGGGGGCGTCACTAGCAGCTATCGGTGGCAGTATTGAAGGGATCTTCCTGAAAATCTTCGCTGCCCAAGTCATCTTTTCACTGCTCGCGGGTGGTCTGATCCTGTATACCGTGTTCCGTCGCACGTCGCCAGAGCTACCCAGCGTGACCGCGGTAGCGATTCTCTTTGCGGTGGGATTGATTGGACTCTCCGTCGTCTTCGTCATGTACCTCGTCAGTGAGACGTCGGAGATGTACTTCCGCGTGTTCGGGCTCATGATGGTGTTCGTCACCGTTCTCGGCGCGACTGCATTCCATCTCGGTACCAACTGGTTCGCGCAATACGTTGGTTCGGGAACCGTTACTCCCGTACTGGCAGTCGGACTCTCGCTTTTGCTCGTACTCTCCTTGATCGCCGTCTTCCCGTCACCGTACATCTACAACCAATCGCAGCACGTGACAGAACAGGAGATGCAGGGATACGAAACGGCGTTTGACACGCAAGCCGATGGGATAGGGTTCGTCGGGCTTCGAGATGCGCCGAATCGATACGACGATGCAATATACGGTAACGAGAATCGGTCACATCACCACGGGACGGTAACGGAATCCGATCTTGACGGGTCGTTACAGTACGAGTCGGATCGCTACGCCGTTCTCACGACTACTGACTACCAGAGAGAACTGCTCGCCTACCAGGGACTCCGGTATAGCCGAACTGAACTCTCCTCCCTGCAGACCCAGCGCGGCATCGCTCGAGTACAGTCGAACGGCGAATTCAGGCAGTACCTCGTGACCAACGAAGCACCCGAGTGA